atttgtccatttcttccacgttgtccattttattggcatataattactgatagtagtctcttatgatcctttgtatttctgtgttgtcagttgtgatcgctccattttcagttttaattttattgatttgatttttctcactttgtttcttgatgagtctggctaatggtttgtcaattttatttatcctttcaaagaaccagcttttgtctttgttgatttttgctatggtctcttttgtttcttttgcattcatttctgccctaagttttaagatttctttccttctactaactctggggttctccatttatttcttttctagttgctttaggtgtagagttaggttatttatttgacttttttcttgtttcttgaggtatgcctgtattgctatgaacttacgacatgatcctctacatggaaaaccctaaagactccaccagaaaattattagagataatcaatgaatatagtaaagttgcaggatataaaatcaacacacagaaatcccttgcattcctatacacgaataatgagaaagtagaaaaagaaattaaggaaacaattccattcaccattgcaacgaaaagaataaaatacttaggaatatatctacctaaagaaactaaagacctatatatagaaagctatgaaacactgatgaaagaaatcaaagaggacactaatagatggagaaatataccatgttcatggatcggaagaatcaatatagtgaaaatgaggatactacccaaagcaatctacagattcaatgcaatccctatcaagctaccaatgtatttttcacagaactagaacaaataatttcaagatttgtatggacatacaaaaaacctcgaatagccaaagcaatcttgagaaagaagaatggaactggaggaatcaatttgcctgacttcaggctctactacaaagccacagtcatcaagacagtatggtactggcacaaagacagaaatatagattaatggaacaaaatagaaagcccagagataaatccacacacctatggacaccttatcttcgacaaaggaggcaagaatatacaatggattaaaggcaatctctttaacaagtggtgctgggaaaactggtcaaccacttgtaaaagaatgaaaatagatcactttctaacaccacacacaaaaataaactcaaaatggattaaagatctaaaggcaagagcagaaactataaaactcctagaggagaacatagacaaaacactctcagacataaatcacagcaggatcctctatgatccacctcccagaatactggaaataaaagcaaaaataaacaaatgggatctaattaaaattaaaagcttctgcacaacaaaggaaaatataagcaaggtgaaaagacagccttctgaatgggagaaaataatagcaaatgaaccaactgacaagcaactaatctcaaaaatatacaagcaacttatgcagctcaagtccagaaaaataaacgacccaatcaaacaatgggccaaagcactaaatagacatttctccaaagaagacatacggatggctaacaaacacatgaaaagatgctcaacatcactcattaccagagaaatggaaatcaaaaccacaatgaggtgccatttcacaccagtcagaatggctgcaatccaaaagtctgcaagcaataaatgctggagagggcattgagaaaagggaaccctcttacactgttggtgggaatgcaaactagcacagccactatggagaacagtgtggagattccttaaaaaattgcaaatagaactgccttatgacccagcaatcccacctctgggcatacacactgaggaaaccagaattgaaagagacaaatgtaccccaaagttcattgcagcactgtttataatagccaggacacggaaacaacctagatgtccatcagcagatgaatggataagaaagcagtggtacatatacacaatggagtattactcagccattaaaaggaatacatttgaatcagttctaatgagatggatgaaactggagccgattatacagagtgaagtaagccagaacgaaaaacaccaatacagtatactaacacatatatatggaatttagaacgatggtaatgataaccctgtatgtgagatggcaaaagagacacagatgtttagaacggacttttggactctgaaggagagggcgagaatgggatgatttgggacaatggcattgaacatgcatactatcatgtaagaaatgaatcgctagtctatgctcaatgcaggatacaggatgcttggggctggtgcacggggatgatccagagagatgatatggggtgggaggtgggtgagggattcaggattgggaactcatgtatacccgtggcagattcatatcaatgtatggcaaaaccaatacagtattgtaaagtaaaataaagtaaaaaaaaaaaaaaaaaagaatggcgatgactagagatctcttcaagaaaattggagagttCAGGGGATATTTCAAgcaggatgggcatgataaaggacagaaattgtaaggacctaccaaagcaggagagattaagaggaggaggcaagaatacatggaagaaatatacagaaaatgcCTTAAcgatgtctcaaaataaccatgaaggtgtagtcactcacctagagccagacgtcctgcagtgtgaagtcaagtgggccttaggaattatTACTATGAAGtaaactagtggaagtgatggaattccagttgagctattacaaatcttaaatgatggtgctgttaaagggctacactcaatatgtcaaaaaatttggaaaactcagtagtggtcataggactggaaaaggtcagttttcattccagttccaaagagcAATGCCAGAAAACGTCAAGCTGCCATATATTTTCACTCAttacacatgctagcaaagttactctcaaaatccttcaagctagacttttGCAGTATGAGAAATGATAACTTTCATATgtgcaagctgaatttagaaatgacagaggaagcagatcaaattgccaatatctgttgggtTTTAGAaacagcaagggaattccagaaatatatgcacttctgctttattgactatgctgtagcctttgactctgtggattacaacatactggggaaaattcttaaagagatggaaataccagacttacttatctcctgagaaatctatatatggccaagaagcaaccattagaattggacatggaataagtgactggttcaaaattgagaaatagTGTAACAAGATTGTATTGTCGTCCTGTTTTTTTAACTTCCATGaagagtacatcgtgtgaaatgtcgggctggatgaatcacaacctggaatcaacatttcttggagaaatatcaacaacctcagatatgtagatgatggCACTCTAGTGGCAGGaagtgaactaaagagcctcctgttgagggtgaaacaggagagtgaaaaagctagcctAAaacttgatacagccactatggaagatgatatGGAGATCCCTTagaaagctaggaataaaaccaccatatgatccagcaatcccactcctaggcatataacctgagaaaaccaaaattaaaagagACACTTGTATCCGATTGgtcactgcagtactatttacaatagctagaacatggaagcaacctagatgtccatcgacagatgaatggatgaagaagtggtggtatatatacacaatggaatattactcagccgtaaacacatttgagtcagttctaatgaggtggataaacctagaacctattatacagagtgaagtgattcagaaagagaaagataaatattgtattctaacacatatatatggaatctagaaaaatagtactgcagaatttatttacagggcaacaatggagaaacagagagaatagacttatggtcaggggggaggagagggtgagatgtatggaaagagtaacatggaaaattacattaccatatgtaaaatagatagccaactgaatttgctgtatggctcaggaaactcaaacaggggctctgtatcaacctagaggggtgggatgggaagggagatgggagggaggttaaaaagggaggggacatatgtatacctatgggtgattaatgttgaggtttgacagagaagaacaaaattctgtaaagcaattatcctgaaataaaaaataaattaattaaaagaagaagaaaacccaCTCAACATTGaataaaataagatcatggctgctgctgctgctaagtcgcttcagtcgtgcccaactctgtgcgaccccatagacggcagcccaccaggctcccccgtccctgggattctccaggcaagaatactggagtgggtcatttGACCCCAAAATCCTCATGGTAAATATAGAAGGGATAAAAAAAGGAAGCATTGTCCgatattattttcttggactgcaaaatcactgcagatgtttacTGCTGCCATGaatttgaaagacacttactccttggaagaaaagctatgagacacctaaacagcgtattaaaaatcaaagacatacTTTGCAGGCAAAGGTCtctattgtcaaagctatgatttttcctgtaggCATGTATGGATTTGAGGGTTGGACCAGAAATAaggctattgttgttcagtctcactTTTTTGTGACTCTTCgggagccccatggactgcagcatgccaggcttccaggcCTTCATCATCACCCAGTTTGCTCAATTTgatgtccgtcaagtcagtgatgccatccaacaatctcctcttgatcccttctcctcctgccctcaaccttttccagcatcagactattttccagtgaatcagctcttcacaacgggttttcaaaatattgaagcttcagcttcagcatcagtccttccaaagaatattcacagttgatgcctttaggattgactggtttgatcttcttgctgtccaagggactctcaagagtcttttccaatgccacagttcaaaggcatcaattctttggtgctcaagccatttttttttttcttgtccgcttctcatatccgtacatgactactggaaaacccatagctttgactatacggacatttgttgtcaaagtaacgtctgctttttaatatgctaactaggtttgtcatagctttccttccaaagagcaagcgccttttaatttaatggctgcagtcagtatctgcagtgattttggagcccaagaaaataaagtctgtgactgtttccattgtttccctatctatttgccatgaagaattGAGATCAGATGCCGTgaacttaattttttgaatgttgagttttaagccagttttttcactctcctctttcatcaagaggctctttagttcctcttctctctgtcccgttaaagtggtatcatctgcatatctgaggatggtgatatttctcctggcaatcttgattccatcttatgAGTCATCTAGCccagtatttcgcatgatgtactctgcatagaagttaaataagcaggctgacaatacacagtcttgatgtactcctttcccaatttggaaccagtctgttgttccatgtatgtttctaactattgcttcttgtcctgcatacagtcttctcaggagacaggtaaggttgtctggtattcctttctctttaagacttttaCACAGTTTCtcgtgatccacacattcaaaggctttattGTCAGCAGTGAACCAGAAGTAGATAATTTTCTGgacttctcttgccttttctatgatccagtggaggctggtaatttgatttctggttcctttgtcttttcaaaatccagttgtacatctggaagttcttatttCTCATACTGCTGAAgtccagcttgaaggattttgagcataatcttgctagcatgtgaaatgagtgcagttgtatgatagtttgaatattctttgacattgcctttctttaggattagcATGAAAATTGACCATTTcctgtcctgtggtcactgctgagttccaaatttgctggcatatttagtgcagctctttagcagcagcatcttttaggatgtgaaatagttcagctggaattccatcacctccattagctttgtttatgataatgcttcctaaagcccacttgactttgcactccaggatgtctaccTCTAGGTGTCTAGccacaccatcatggctatccAAGTAGTTAAGAACTATTTTGTATgcttgttctgtgtattcttgcttgatcttttttgcttttttaaaaaatatccttgccatttctgtcctttactgtgcccagtTTTGCATGAAGCgtttcttggtatctctaattttcttgaagtgatctctagtatTCCCTTTCTATtacttccctctatttctttgcattgttcacttatgaatgttttcttatttctccttactattctctggaactctgcattcagttgggtatatctttccctttctcctctgcctttcacttctcttcttttctcagctatttataaggcctcctcagacaactgctttgcctttttgcatttctattccttGATGATGGTTTTGATCAGTTCCTTTGCATCATCATAAAgatttttcacatttaatatgCATGAGATCAGTAGCAATCACTGCTTTTTCACTTTTGATTGTATTAATCTGTGTCTTCTCCCGTAACATCTTGTTTAACTTGACTAGGAGTTCAATAATTCAcatgacttttccttttttttctttttccccattaGATTTGCCTATTAGTATTTTAGGCCACTTAAAGGGGTAAAACAGACTGCTTGTCAAATATCTCTGAATATTATTTCAAATGGTAATTAACATTTGGTTATCGCCTACATCATTATTGACAGTAAAAATTAATAGTCTTCCCGTGCTGTTAGGCATTTCCTCCTTTGTCTTTTCACCCATTTTTATCCCTCTTTCATAAATTGAACTAtattaatgatttcatttttagcagagatttaacttatatttttaacttatttttatttaagatgttatttatttagagataattatctttttcacatttaaaaatgcctttttaaaaatggagacatAGTTGATTTGAAATCTTATGTAAATTTCATGTGTGCAGCATGcagattcacaatttttaagtgTTATATTCCGTTTATAGTAATTATAAATGATTGGCTACATTCCTTGTGTTATACTAtgcattcttatttatttattttatacttacacAAATTATACAGGTAATTTGCATCTCTTTAACTGTTTTCCCTATTTTGCCCCTCTGAACATTCATTTTCTCACTAGCTTATTAaccactaatttattttttatgcctGTGAATCTGTTTTCTCTGGTTTGTTtcaatcattaaaaattttttttttatttcacatattttttagattttcacAGTTAACATACAGTAACTGTCTCTGTCTTATTTTGCTTAATATAATACTTCCCAGGTCCATCTTgtttcaaatggcaaaattttattctttaggtAAGTTTTTGTCAATTGAAATGATCACCACCCCTTACCGTCTTATTTTCTGACCTCGCTTTCTCTCTCATCCATCTACATTTTAAGCTATCGATCATATATATCATAACACAGTTTAGATTCATCTATTTATATTTCCATGTTGTTTTGCACACTCTTAATTTTCACTTTTGCATGTCTGTTTACTTGTCATAGTTTTCTAAAGGCAaacttgtattatttctttaCACATTGCCCCAATAATTCATAatcaaagaaaattattatttagttttctttttgttgtaatattatattaattctgTTTGAAAAAAAGTAATCCATTCCATAAAGTATAATTTAAGAATAAGAGAGAGCTTAAGGATAATCACATTTCTCTATGaccaattagaaaatatatttttatcatggACTTAGGAAACATGTAgagctctttgttgttgttcatttgccaagtcatgtccaactctttgcaaccccatgcactgcagcatgccaggcttctctgcccctcaccatctcccagagtttgcctaagttcatgtctattgaattggtgatgccatccaaccatctcatcctctgttgcccatttctccttctgccttcaatctttcccagcattggggtcttttccaatgagttgcctgttcaaatcaggtggccaaagtattggagcttctttACCTTAACCAAGAGTAGTACTTTTATCAGGCCAAGCTGGAAATCAAGAAACCAAAGTCAAATCCTCTTACCTTTATCTAGTTAGACATAACTACTATCCCAAGGCAACCAATTTTCTTAGTGATACATTGCAGTTGAGGGGCTCATTAATCATAGGAAACAGGCTTTGACAcatttttacagttttcaaatATTAACTCCCAGGATCATTTTCTTGGCTATGAATGATGGAGATAGAAACTTCTGTGAAAAAGACAATGGGAAGAGAAAGCCAATATTGTAGATTTgctaataaaggaaaacaaaggcaaaaaatcTAATATATTGCCATTTCCAAGATGCCCTCCAAAGTGTCAGTCTCACACCATTCTAGATTCTGAGTATCATGTTCTTCATGTCTGTAGGAGAGAACATTCTTGTATGAATTGAAAGAGTCTgaatataaatatgaattttatcaGGATAGCTTAATTTGTCTCAGAGACCatagttttccttttcaaatatGGTTGGCAAAAATAAGCTAATTTTAAGTTAAAGGATCTAATTTTCAGGAGGTAttatcaaaggaaaaataagataaagtTTATTCCTTCTACTGCACAGAAATTGCCATTATTTTCtggggaaaataataaaaaataaatacagcttCATTTCAAATAGCAAATTTAATGACACTGACAGAATACTTTATattgaatttctattttattttccaacatgctttattttattaataaattcaaGGAGATATTTTAATAATGCTTCTAAATGTTATAACATTTTTTGGTGACAtatgacattttaattaaaatacatatttttatttcatataaaatatattttatttctatatgtgATTTCTAGTAATCTTCTTAAAATAATCTCTATTTTTGTAAGATTGCCAAATCTACCTTTCTTTAatatgggaaacaatggagatTACTGATATCTAAAATTCTGTTACACaggtgaaaactgatctttttcatGTAACTTAAAAGAGTTAGGACCTTGATTTTAGGCTAATAAGAAAAATGGACATTGATGATGTATACATCTGTCTtaacagaaagaatgaaatgaggtgTTGAAAGAATTTATGTAGAGAAAGCAGAGAGTTtttcattcagctttcttttcagAGTTACTGTTTTTATATGATCGTATTCACTTATTTGAAGAAAAGACCATTCTCTGGACCATGTTCTTGAAGGCTTGCTGCACTTGCTGATTTCGTAGGGTGTATATAAATGGATTCAAAAGAGGAGTCACTGAGGTATTGAGCACAGCCACTCCTTTGCTTAGAGTCACCCTTTCGCTTGCTGAAGGCTTAATGTACATGAAGATGCAGCTGCCATAAGACAGAGAGACAACTATCATGTGGGAGGAACATGTGGAAAAGGCTTTGTTCCTTTGATTCATGGAAGGAATTCTCAGAATTGTCTGGATAATATATGTGTAGGATAGAATAACTAATGTTAAAGTGACCATGAGTGTTACCACAGCTAAAAATAATGCCATGAGTTCTAGAAAGTGAGTGCTTGTGCAGGAAAGCTGCAAGATGGGAGAAGCATCACAGATGAAATGATCAACTATATTGGAGGCACAGAAATCCAATTGCAGCAGCAGAATTATTGGTGGAAAGATGATCAGGAATCCTGCAAGCCAGGAGCTAAAGACAAGAAGTATACAGACTCTACTGCTCATGATGGTGGTGTAATGTAGAGGTTTGCAGATGGCTACGTAGCGGTCATAGGACATGGCAGCCAGGAGGTATGGCTGTCACCCccaagaagatgaagaaaaacagCTGAGCCACACAACCGTTATAAGAAATGGTTCTGTCCCCGGTCATGATCGCAATAAGGAATCTGGGAATGCAGACCGACGTGAATGATATTTCTAGGAATGAGAAGTTTCGAAGGAAGAAATACATTGGAGTCTGCAGATGGGGATCTGAAAGGGTGAGGGTGATGATGACCAGGTTCCCAGTCACGCTTAGCATGTAGGTAACAAGAAGAAATAGGAACAGTACAACCTGCCACTGTGGATCACTTGTCAACCCAAGAAGGATAAACTCGGTAACTTCTGTGtaatttctcattattttccTTCATTATAATGATATTCTTTGTTTTAGCTGtaaaacagatgaagaaattaaagaaaaatatggcaccaacaaagaaacacacacacacacgcacaatatTTTAGCTTCCTTGTACTTTTAGGGGAAAATGTTTTAGTAGTATATAGTAACAAAAGACTTTTAAAGTTTCGCAATTTATTATGTCATGTATTAATTCACTATCCTGTATTTCCTACATTGTTTTCTCAcacatatcagaaaaaaaattttcttctgaatGCTTCAATATATtcctgaaaacaaagagaaaaggatgctcaaatctctgattttaaaacttcaaataaaACTGAGAGCTTACCTCCAGTGTATCCAAATATTATTGAAGATATACTTTTATTGCTTTCTGCTTcatacaaaattttaatttgtctattttgtatgagcatttctttttccttatccATTTGAAACTTTTACAATCTGTGGAGATACCTTAGGAACTTAGTTGTCCAACTGGTAGAGTAACATGTCCCTGATAATAGTATAGCACTAGagccacacatatatatgtaaaatacataaaagtaGTACCTTTACTTAAgtcttaattttaactttttgtaaACTACTAGTATCCTTACTTATTTCCAAAATCATTTGGCACTTCTCCACAATCTCGCCTATTCTTTTCTTAAGGGGTAATGAAAAGGAATAGTAAACATTCAAGGTAAGTTTTGGAGAGGCAaagattctctttctttttctacttctttcctcctttttttttctttgtacaaTAACTTGATATTATACAGAGTTTGTTTAATTATTTGAtccttatttaatattattttccactAAAACTTTAGATGTGCTGTCATCtaat
This region of Ovis canadensis isolate MfBH-ARS-UI-01 breed Bighorn chromosome 3, ARS-UI_OviCan_v2, whole genome shotgun sequence genomic DNA includes:
- the LOC138438275 gene encoding LOW QUALITY PROTEIN: olfactory receptor 6C75-like (The sequence of the model RefSeq protein was modified relative to this genomic sequence to represent the inferred CDS: inserted 2 bases in 1 codon); protein product: MRNYTEVTEFILLGLTSDPQWQVVLFLFLLVTYMLSVTGNLVIITLTLSDPHLQTPMYFFLRNFSFLEISFTSVCIPRFLIAIMTGDRTISYNGCVAQLFFFIFLGVTAXYLLAAMSYDRYVAICKPLHYTTIMSSRVCILLVFSSWLAGFLIIFPPIILLLQLDFCASNIVDHFICDASPILQLSCTSTHFLELMALFLAVVTLMVTLTLVILSYTYIIQTILRIPSMNQRNKAFSTCSSHMIVVSLSYGSCIFMYIKPSASERVTLSKGVAVLNTSVTPLLNPFIYTLRNQQVQQAFKNMVQRMVFSSNK